In Leifsonia sp. ZF2019, a genomic segment contains:
- the rplD gene encoding 50S ribosomal protein L4, producing the protein MATSIDVLDLKGKKAGSIELPEALFDVQTNIPLIHQVVTAQLAAARQGTHKVKGRGEVSGAGRKPFKQKGTGRARQGSIRAPQMTGGGIVHGPTPRDYSQRTPKKMIAAALLGALSDRARGSRLHAVQALTAGEAPSTKAVVELLDGIATSKHVLVVLERDDANGFKSVRNVRNVHVLTYDQLNAYDVLVSDDIVFTQAALEAFIASKTQIAAKTASSKEEVNA; encoded by the coding sequence ATGGCTACCTCGATTGACGTCCTCGACCTCAAGGGCAAGAAGGCCGGCTCCATCGAGCTCCCCGAGGCCCTGTTCGACGTCCAGACCAACATCCCGCTGATCCACCAGGTGGTCACCGCCCAGCTCGCCGCCGCGCGTCAGGGCACCCACAAGGTCAAGGGTCGTGGCGAGGTCTCCGGCGCCGGCCGCAAGCCGTTCAAGCAGAAGGGGACCGGCCGCGCTCGTCAGGGCTCGATCCGCGCCCCTCAGATGACCGGTGGTGGCATCGTCCACGGACCGACCCCGCGCGACTACTCGCAGCGCACCCCGAAGAAGATGATCGCCGCTGCTCTGCTCGGCGCTCTCTCGGACCGCGCCCGCGGCAGCCGCCTCCACGCCGTCCAGGCGCTCACGGCCGGCGAGGCCCCCTCGACCAAGGCCGTCGTCGAGCTGCTCGACGGCATCGCGACCTCGAAGCACGTCCTCGTCGTGCTCGAACGCGATGACGCCAACGGCTTCAAGAGCGTCCGCAACGTGCGCAACGTGCACGTGCTGACCTACGACCAGCTGAACGCCTACGACGTGCTGGTGAGCGACGACATCGTCTTCACCCAGGCCGCGCTCGAGGCCTTCATCGCATCGAAGACGCAGATCGCCGCGAAGACGGCGTCGAGCAAGGAAGAGGTGAACGCGTAA
- a CDS encoding type IV toxin-antitoxin system AbiEi family antitoxin domain-containing protein, protein MSDHSSSPDLVLVRDLLFTGETRRQHARAVAAGKEVRVARGAYVERERWDALDDLEQAKLRVLAHARTRSRPPVFSHWSAALLHGLPVSRQALASIHVILPPTSGGRSVPGVVAHCTGVAAVDVVELGSLRCTSIERTVVDLGASASMRDALPSADAALRRGVRKADLLASWLRALPQRGHRRSLELIEFADGRAESPLESVSRASMRVAGMAVPRLQMAYRDAAGLVGHVDFAWPESNAVGEADGDAKYLDPALRDGRSAERVVLDEKIREDRLRALGLRVVRWRWETACDPRALQAVLGSAGVPTARAALRDERGPAR, encoded by the coding sequence ATGAGCGATCACAGCAGCAGCCCCGATCTCGTCCTCGTCCGCGATCTCCTCTTCACCGGGGAGACCCGGCGGCAGCACGCCCGCGCTGTGGCCGCCGGAAAGGAGGTCCGCGTCGCTCGCGGCGCATACGTCGAACGCGAGCGGTGGGACGCGTTGGACGACCTCGAGCAAGCGAAGCTGCGAGTGCTCGCCCACGCCCGGACGAGGTCGCGGCCACCGGTGTTCTCCCACTGGTCCGCCGCGCTGCTGCACGGACTGCCTGTGTCCCGGCAGGCGCTCGCCTCGATACACGTCATCCTCCCACCCACGAGCGGAGGGCGCTCAGTGCCCGGCGTCGTCGCGCATTGCACCGGGGTCGCTGCCGTCGACGTCGTCGAACTGGGTTCGCTCCGCTGCACGTCCATCGAGCGCACCGTCGTGGATCTCGGTGCAAGCGCCTCGATGAGAGACGCGCTTCCGTCGGCCGATGCCGCGCTCCGGCGAGGGGTGCGGAAGGCGGACCTCCTCGCATCCTGGCTTCGCGCCCTGCCCCAGCGAGGGCATCGGCGCTCCCTCGAACTGATCGAGTTCGCCGATGGCCGGGCGGAGTCACCGCTGGAGTCCGTCAGCCGAGCGAGCATGCGCGTCGCCGGGATGGCGGTCCCCCGACTCCAGATGGCGTACCGGGACGCGGCGGGGCTCGTCGGCCACGTCGACTTCGCCTGGCCTGAGTCGAACGCCGTGGGAGAGGCGGACGGCGACGCCAAATATCTCGATCCTGCGCTGCGCGACGGACGATCGGCCGAGCGGGTGGTGCTCGACGAGAAGATCCGGGAAGACCGGCTCCGTGCTCTCGGCCTCCGCGTGGTGCGATGGCGCTGGGAGACGGCGTGCGACCCGCGTGCGCTGCAGGCGGTGCTCGGCTCCGCCGGCGTTCCGACAGCGCGAGCTGCGCTCCGGGACGAGCGCGGTCCGGCGCGGTAG
- the rplB gene encoding 50S ribosomal protein L2, protein MAIRNYKPTTPGRRGSSVADFAEITRSTPEKSLLRPLSKTGGRNNQGRITTRHIGGGHKRQYRVIDFRRNDKDGVNAKVAHIEYDPNRTARIALLHFVDGTKRYILAPQGLKQGDIVESGAGSDIKPGNNMPLRNIPTGTVIHAIELKPGGGAKMARSAGASVRLVAKDGPYAQLRLPSGEVRNVDARCRATIGEVGNAEQSNINWGKAGRMRWKGVRPTVRGVAMNPIDHPHGGGEGKTSGGRHPVSPWGQKEGRTRHPNKESDKLIVRRRNAGKKRK, encoded by the coding sequence ATGGCTATTCGCAATTACAAGCCCACGACCCCCGGTCGTCGCGGCTCCTCGGTCGCCGACTTCGCCGAGATCACCCGCTCGACCCCGGAGAAGTCCCTTCTCCGTCCGCTGTCGAAGACCGGTGGCCGCAACAACCAGGGCCGCATCACGACCCGTCACATCGGTGGTGGCCACAAGCGCCAGTACCGCGTCATCGACTTCCGTCGCAATGACAAGGACGGCGTGAACGCCAAGGTCGCGCACATCGAGTACGACCCCAACCGCACCGCTCGCATCGCGCTGCTCCACTTCGTGGACGGCACCAAGCGCTACATCCTGGCGCCGCAGGGCCTCAAGCAGGGCGACATCGTCGAGTCGGGCGCCGGCTCGGACATCAAGCCGGGCAACAACATGCCCCTTCGCAACATCCCCACCGGTACGGTCATCCACGCGATCGAGCTCAAGCCGGGCGGCGGCGCGAAGATGGCACGTTCGGCGGGCGCCTCGGTGCGTCTCGTCGCGAAGGACGGCCCCTACGCCCAGCTGCGTCTCCCCTCGGGCGAGGTCCGCAACGTCGATGCGCGCTGCCGCGCGACCATCGGCGAGGTCGGCAACGCCGAGCAGTCGAACATCAACTGGGGCAAGGCCGGCCGCATGCGCTGGAAGGGCGTCCGCCCGACCGTCCGCGGTGTCGCGATGAACCCGATCGACCACCCGCACGGTGGTGGTGAGGGCAAGACCTCCGGTGGTCGCCACCCGGTCAGCCCGTGGGGCCAGAAGGAAGGCCGCACGCGTCACCCCAACAAGGAGAGCGACAAGCTCATCGTTCGCCGCCGCAACGCCGGCAAGAAGCGCAAGTAG
- the rplW gene encoding 50S ribosomal protein L23, protein MAALNKDPRDVIIAPVVSEKSYGLIDEGKYTFLVDPRSNKTEIKLAIESIFKVEVASINTLNRQGKTRRTRFGIGKRKDTKRAIVTLKSGSIDIFTAVG, encoded by the coding sequence ATGGCCGCCCTGAACAAGGACCCGCGCGACGTCATCATCGCCCCGGTCGTCTCTGAGAAGAGCTACGGCCTGATCGACGAGGGCAAGTACACCTTCCTCGTCGACCCGCGTTCGAACAAGACCGAGATCAAGCTCGCCATCGAGTCGATCTTCAAGGTCGAGGTCGCGTCGATCAACACCCTGAACCGCCAGGGCAAGACCCGTCGCACCCGCTTCGGCATCGGCAAGCGCAAGGACACCAAGCGCGCGATCGTCACGCTGAAGTCCGGTTCCATCGACATCTTCACGGCCGTCGGCTGA
- the rplC gene encoding 50S ribosomal protein L3 yields the protein MSNNETKTSRGLLGKKLGMTQVWDENNKLIPVTVIEITPNVVTQVRTPEADGYNAVQIAYGQIDPRKVTKPAAGHFDKAGVTPRRHLTEVRTADAADYSAGQELTVEGTFEAGQLVDVVGTSKGKGFAGVMKRHNFQGVSASHGAHRNHRKPGSIGASSTPSRVFKGMRMAGRMGGERVTVLNLKVQAVDAEKGLLLVKGAVPGARGRIVFVRNAVKGA from the coding sequence ATGTCCAACAACGAGACCAAGACCTCCCGCGGCCTCCTCGGCAAGAAGCTCGGCATGACCCAGGTCTGGGACGAGAACAACAAGCTCATCCCCGTGACCGTCATCGAGATCACGCCGAACGTCGTGACCCAGGTCCGCACCCCCGAGGCGGACGGCTACAACGCCGTGCAGATCGCCTACGGCCAGATCGACCCGCGCAAGGTGACCAAGCCGGCCGCCGGCCACTTCGACAAGGCGGGCGTCACCCCGCGTCGTCACCTCACCGAGGTCCGCACCGCGGACGCGGCCGACTACAGCGCCGGCCAGGAGCTCACCGTCGAGGGCACGTTCGAGGCCGGCCAGCTGGTCGACGTCGTCGGCACCTCGAAGGGCAAGGGCTTCGCCGGTGTCATGAAGCGCCACAACTTCCAGGGCGTCTCCGCTTCGCACGGTGCGCACCGCAACCACCGCAAGCCAGGCTCCATCGGCGCCTCCTCGACCCCGAGCCGTGTCTTCAAGGGCATGCGCATGGCCGGTCGCATGGGCGGCGAGCGCGTCACCGTCCTGAACCTCAAGGTCCAGGCCGTCGACGCCGAGAAGGGCCTGCTGCTGGTCAAGGGCGCCGTTCCCGGTGCTCGTGGCCGCATCGTTTTCGTCCGCAACGCAGTGAAGGGGGCCTAA
- the rpsJ gene encoding 30S ribosomal protein S10 — MAGQKIRIRLKSYDHEVIDTSARKIVDTVTRAGATVVGPVPLPTEKNVVCVIRSPHKYKDSREHFEMRTHKRLIDIIDPTPKAVDSLMRLDLPADVNIEIKL, encoded by the coding sequence ATGGCGGGACAGAAGATCCGCATTCGGCTTAAGTCGTATGACCACGAGGTCATCGACACCTCGGCGCGCAAGATCGTCGACACGGTGACCCGTGCCGGCGCGACCGTCGTCGGCCCGGTGCCGCTTCCCACCGAGAAGAACGTGGTGTGCGTCATCCGTTCGCCCCACAAGTACAAGGACAGCCGCGAGCACTTCGAGATGCGCACGCACAAGCGGCTGATCGACATCATCGACCCGACCCCGAAGGCCGTCGACTCGCTCATGCGTCTCGACCTGCCGGCGGACGTCAACATCGAGATCAAGCTCTAA